The sequence TTATAACATTGGGTGTTCAATACCACTGTTTAAAGACATATAGCCCATTTTAATTTTGGATcttcatcatgttgggcccaccaactaaaataagttggaaaaactaGTGCACGGATTTCTATCACAGTGGAAAATATGAGTTTAATGAGCTGAAGAAAATGGGGGCCGGGGGATCCGATTTTCTATTTGGACAAGCAGCGTTCTGTTAGTCAATTGTCAAATATGGAAAAGGCAGCTGTTTTTTCAGAAAGAGTCTAAAATTGGGCCATTTTGGGATTATGGCCCAAAAGGGAGGTGGCTGAATGCAAAAATATCTAAAATCTATGTCAAGGTTGACCAATCTCTTCTCATAACCAGTCTTCTTCTGAGAAGGATTTCTTTGAATCAAACATGGAATTCCTTCGTCACTTGCAAGGTCATTAGCTGCTCAGCATGAACAGATTTTTAGACACGGGCCCACCTGAATTGGTCCTGATTGTGCCGGATGATTCCCTGCCCAAAGAGATCATTTGTTCCTTTTATACATCTGTATTTTAAACCTTAGAATTTAAGCAATGCATCTAGGAGTCAGAGAGCAAAAAAATTGCACTAGTTGTCACAGTGATGTTGAAAATTCCAGGAGTCAGAGGAGTGACGCCATCCAGCTAGAAAGATATTTTCATCTCTAAATTGTGATGGGCCATGCAGGCTTGATGGCTGTCTGAATCACCTTTTAACTTATTTCAAGCTTCTGCACACCATTGTTTCTGTACTGGGTACTTGATgtttctaaccatctgatcagttgTCCATGGTTCTCCATTAGGAAAAAAGGAATATGATTACCCATTTATGTTAAAGAGAGGCTGTAGATGGGATTGTTGTGATTGTTTGATCATAGAGGCTTTTGGGCTGTGGCCCATGATTGACAGGGCACATGAGATGAAGCATACATGTCTATGGTTGTACCTCAAATTGTATCACATCACTAAAcccatgacaaaaaaaaaaaaacaaatggctCCCTTCAAGTGACCAGTTACAATCACGGTCACCATACATATCTATGGTGGAGATTGCAGTGAACACAACTTGAGGTATTCTAGCCGGAGAGCTTCCTTTTGGTATTGAAATATGATCAATTAAAAGTATCTGCTTTCTCTAGGAAATTGGCTCATCGCATTGATATTATTAAAGCAACAACATTGGCATCTTGGTGCTTTCCATGTTCTTTCTTTATCCCcctttttattcatttttctcCCACTTGATGGAAAATAGTATATAGGTCCACAGTTTGATTATTTTCCCTTCCACATATATCACCAATTTCAATTCTTTGGCATTTCTACAGTACCAAGAAAAGATGGCAGAAGTATTTCTCTCCGCTCTTGTTCAGACAATGATGGGGAACTTGAATTCTCTACTTCTGCAACAGTTTGAAACGGCATGGGGTGTCAAGAAAGAGTTGGGGAAGCTGGAGAGCACGTTGTCGACGATCCAAGCGGTACTTCGAGACACGGACAAGCAGCAAGTGCAGAGCGAGGTGCTGAGGGATTGGCTAAGGAAGCTTAAGGGTGTGGCCTATGATGCAGATGATTTGATAGATGAGTTTGTAACCGAAGTTTTTCGGCAGAAAGTGAGGACTCAGTCTGATACAATGAATAGGGTGCgcaacttcttttcttttccgaaCTCACTTGTATTTCGCCTGAGGATGGGGAGTAGGATaaaggagattggggagagattatATGAGATTGCAGAGGATAGGAAGTTCCATTTGAGTGACAGAGTTGTAGATCTTCCATTCAATATTGAAAAGAGACTGCAAACAGactctttgattgagtcggaaGTTTTTGGCAGAGatgaagataagaagaaaatcgTAGAGTCGTTGATTGATTTTAGTACTCAAGAAGATATCTCGATCATCCCCATAGTCGGTATGGGGGGCCTTGGGAAGACCACACTTGCTCAATTCGCTTACAATGATGAGAGGGTAACCAAGCATTTTGAGCTAAGAATATGGGTTTGTGTGTCGGACAATTTCGATGTGATGAGGGTAATAAAATTAATCATTGAATCAGCAAATGATAGCAAATGTGATCTCGAAGGCATGGATTCACTGCAGCATAGCCTCCAAGAAAAGCTAAGTGGGAAGAAGTTTTTACTCGTGTTGGATGATGTGTGGGAGGAAACTCCTGAGAAGTGGAATTCACTGAAAAAATCTGTCAGAGGTGCCAAGGGTAGTAAAATCATAGTTACTACCCGTAGTGAAAAAGTTGCTTCAATCATGGGCACTCTCCCTTCACACCATTTGCAAACATTATCAGATGATGATTGTTGGTCTCTGTTCAGGCAACGGGCGTTTGGGCATGAAAGACAAGAACGTCTGAACCTTGTAATACTCGGAAAGGAAATTGTGAAGAAGTGCAAGGGTGTTCCTTTGGCGGCGAAGTCACTCGGAAGCTTGATGTACCATAAAACAGAGGAAAGCCAGTGGTTGTTTGTCAAAGAAAGTGAGATTTGGAATCTACCTGGAGAAGAGAATCACATTTTACCTGCCCTAAGGTTGAGTTATTATCATCTGCCATCACATTTGAAGCAATGCTTTGCATACTGCTCATTATTTCCAAAAGATTATAGAATCGAAAAGGAGAAACTGATCCAACTTTGGATGGCCGAAGGTTTCATTCAATCATCAGTCAGAAGTAACCACATGGAAAACATCGGTGGAGAGTATTTCAATAATCTATTATGGGGGTCCTTCTTTCAGGATGTTGAGAAAGATGACAATGGGAACATAGTATGGTGCAAGATGCATGACCTAATGCATGATCTTGCATGTTTTGTTGCAGGGACTGAATGCTCGACTCTGCAGGTTGAGAATGCAAAGAGCATCCATAACATATCTCACCGTTTGTCCTTGGAGTGTGGGTATAGCAGGAAGGTCCGAACATTCCCCAAGGCCTTAAGGAAAGTAAACCATTTGCGAACACTGCTTCTGCTTGAAGGAAGAAGTTTCAGCATTCCTCGTgatcattttgtacattttatgTGCTTACGCGTGTTAGATTTAAGCAGATCCAGTGTTACTAAGGAGTTGTTGGTTTCAATCGGCAAGTTGAAACACTTAAGATACCTCGACCTGTCTGATACTGATATAAAATCCCTTCCTGAATCCATCAGCACCCTTCATCATCTGCAAACCTTGAGACTATTGGGGTTGTATGAACTTGCAGAGTTACCCAGGGACATGAGCAATATGACTAGCTTAAGACATCTTGAAATCACTGACTATGATATCTTGACCCATATGCCAGCTAATATGGGAGAATTAAAGTTCCTTCAGACCTTGCCAATATTCATCATTGGTCAGGATAGAGGATGTGGTATAAAAGAGCTGCAAGACCTAAACCTTCGAGGAAGCTTGATTATTCGAAACCTCGAGAACGTGATGAGTAGAGCAGATGCACAGGAAGCAAACTTGAAGGAGAAGCCAAACCTTCATAAGTTATGCTTTTCATGGGGTTCATGGGGTCAGGATATTGATCTTAAGTTGGCAGGAAATGTTGAGGAAACCTTTGAAGGTCTCCGACCACATTCGAATCTCAAAAGGTTGGAGGTCGAAGGGTACGTGGGTGTCAGATTTCCGCATTGGATGACTTCTTTGAATCTGGTTGAAATCTCACTGATCAATTGCAGAAGATGCGAACAGCTCCCCCAGCTTGGCCAATTACCATTGCTTAAGGTTCTTGTGATACAGGGAATGCATGCTGTGAAATCTATTGGCAACCATTTCTATGGTGACAATGTTGCAGAGGGATTCCCGTCACTGGAAGAACTCAGGTTGGAAGATATGCCTAATTTAGAGGAGTGGTCAGGATTCAACGGAAGAGAAGTACTCCCCTGCCTTAATGAACTATCTGTCGTCAGATGCCCAAAGTTAACAACACTTCCATGCCTTCAGTCTCTGAAAATATTGACATTGAAAAATAGTAATGAGATGTTGTCAGGTTCAGTGGCAAACCTAACCTCGCTTTCCTACTTGtggattgaagatttcaaggagCTAAGGTCGTTGTCGGGGGAGCTTGGAAACCTTGCTGCTCTAGAGTCTCTGTCTGTTGATGGTTGTGGTGGGCTGGTATCATTGCCGGAGGAGTTACAAAACCTCACCTCTCTTCAGAAGCTACATATTTCGGAGTGCAATGGTCTAACGTCGTTGAGACTACAAGGCTTGAGCTCTCTTAAACGTCTTACCATTGTGTCTTGTAAAAGCCTAACGAGTTTGATGGGGGGCCTGCAACACCTCACTGCCTTACAATCCTTGGAAATTACGGGATGTCCGGAGCTGGCTTCTTTACCAGAGGATATGCAACACCTAATGTCCCTTCGATATCTTAACATCTGGGAGTGTGATAAGTTGACATGTTTGCCGGAAGGGCTAAAACATGTCACAACACTGAAAGAGCTAAGTATCGGGGGTTTGAAAAGTCTAACGGCTCTGCCGGAGTGGATAGGAAACCTCTCCTCGCTTCAATATTTGGAGATAATCGAATGTGATAAATTGGGGTGTTTGCCATCCGGGTTGCAACTCCTAACAAATCTCATCCGTCTAATAATCTATAGATGTCCCCAATTAGGGAAGCGATGCGAGAAGGAGAAAGGCGAGGATTGGCACTACATAGCACACATCCCATATATCTACACTGGATATACCAAATCCAGATCCGAATCCGAATCACCGAGAGGAGCTCAAGGGTGTGGTCGTCTGTTGAGGTTGAAGAGGAGATAGCATCAACGCGCTCCTTCCCTTCCTTCATTCCTCTTCCCTCCCTTTGTAAGTATCGCACTTCTCAGTCAAACCCATCTATCTTTGCTTTTTAATTTCCCATTTTTTACCGCAAAAgcatggtttttttatttttattaactaTTAAACTGTGGTAAAATGGCCCAACCACTTGCctcctttctatttttattaactaTTAAACTGTGGTAAAAGCGTATTGATACGTAGATGCGGCTGTTTGAAATATTCGCGGAAGAGCGAATTTCAGCTCTCTCCACCTCTTAGAAGTgaaaactgtgggccccaccatgatgtatgcgttatatctacaccgtccattcgttatatcatatcattttaggaaatgagcccaaaaatgaggaaaataaaaatatcaagtggaccacaccaaaggaagcaatgggagtaactactcaacagaaaacagtgggttctATGGTGGCGTGATTACTCCCACtgcttccattggtgtggtcaacttgagctttggatatgctccattttttgGTTCTTGgactagaatgatatgaaaaaatgaatggagggcatggatataacacatgaatCTCACTAGTGTATTtgaccttttatatatatatataaggcataAATCTTTTTTAAACAAACACTACGCATAGGAATTTGgaaaacaaacaatccaaatgtAGATTATCCAGGTTtttggaagaaaaagaaaatgccaATTTTTTATAGGAAAATTGTGGAAAGAAATGTCTCTTACTTTGTTGTTTCAACCAGCAAGAAACATCACATCAGCATAAAATTCTTTCTTTTTCACAATTATATTTTGGATTCCACTGATGCAAACAAACAGGTAGATCATCCTTTTATGGACATTGGCTTGTTCTTAGTAATTAGATCAGACAAAATTCCATGCTCAACAATTATACATTGGAGGATGTTATTATGCATTAACACACTTACCATCATTATATATACCCTATAATGAAGTAAATTCCAAAGGAACTATGGGTCTCATTTATGCAAACTGAAAAACAAACAAACGGTGTCATACAAATTCCATGTCTATACATTGTCAACCACCTCCTCTTTTGGTAGATGCATTGTATGGTTCCTAATTCCTTTCTATGGTTAACTGATTTTTTAGCAAACAGAACATTTAAACACCATCATTTCGTTGAGGAATGCGAGTGGGAGTGGCTCAAATGACATGGTGAAGGGGCCTAGCAGCAGACGTGACAATGTGGCACTCTTGTGGGAGACTGAACAGGACCACTGGTGAttgaaccaaaaatcaggccggtctgCTTATCAGGTGGGTGACAAGTCTACTTGAATGTGAAGCAATGgttattttctttgaaaacttttcatttttctattacTAGTTTGGTGCAACTGATATGTGGACCAGACCAAGTTTTGGAAGTTCATATTCACAGTGGAACGTCATGTTTACACAATTTGAGGTTTGCTGAGGAGGCACTCTCCCCTTGTCTCACTATGTGATGATTtagaccgttcatctagaagTTCACACAAAAGATGGTCCACACAGAGAAAGTCTTAATCGTATAAAAACGACTTGAAACAATGGAACATATGTTATGGGACCTCGAAGATGAAATATTAGTGAGAtttctcatgtgggccatatgttATAGGACCTTctagatgtatggtttggatcatcatatcaTGGAGTGAACAGGCAAGCTAATTTGGCAATCCTTGCTAATATATCTCATCTAGTATTACACTGTCAATAGATTAATACTCAACTTCTCTATTCTCCTTACTTTATTTTGAActcaacttcttttttttttgccgaTATATTTCTTAGACATATTCTAGCGCTTGTTGCATTCTCTTGTAAGAAACTTTGGTTTTGATCATCACAGCCTATTGAACAGTGTTGGGAGGATGATTGAGAAGATCACCTACTACCAGCAACTTCTTGTACCAAAACAGTTTTCCTGCCAACATACCACTTGTGTAAGAAATCAGTACTATGAGAAAAATATATGCCCCCTTtcaaaaaaattaggctgatcagaTCTATAGGTGGGTCAAACCTGTATGTTGAGTAAGACTGTTGTCTGTCTATTGATTCCAATGGTatcgcccacctgatgagcggactagcctaatttttgtgccaggtgatcttcatggtgatgCCTACCATTTTCATAGTACTGCTGTTATACACAAGCAGTATGTACTACACTGGCAGGACACAACACCATAAGTTTGTTGTACCTTGCCTGTAGGTGATCGGTTCTCGGGCTGATTTCTTAAATTGGTATTTGGTCATTTCTTAATACTGACAGATATTTGGGATTAGAGGCATGCTTAAGGATGGCAGAGACAACATGAAATTTGTCTTTTCAA is a genomic window of Magnolia sinica isolate HGM2019 chromosome 15, MsV1, whole genome shotgun sequence containing:
- the LOC131226840 gene encoding putative disease resistance protein RGA4, which produces MAEVFLSALVQTMMGNLNSLLLQQFETAWGVKKELGKLESTLSTIQAVLRDTDKQQVQSEVLRDWLRKLKGVAYDADDLIDEFVTEVFRQKVRTQSDTMNRVRNFFSFPNSLVFRLRMGSRIKEIGERLYEIAEDRKFHLSDRVVDLPFNIEKRLQTDSLIESEVFGRDEDKKKIVESLIDFSTQEDISIIPIVGMGGLGKTTLAQFAYNDERVTKHFELRIWVCVSDNFDVMRVIKLIIESANDSKCDLEGMDSLQHSLQEKLSGKKFLLVLDDVWEETPEKWNSLKKSVRGAKGSKIIVTTRSEKVASIMGTLPSHHLQTLSDDDCWSLFRQRAFGHERQERLNLVILGKEIVKKCKGVPLAAKSLGSLMYHKTEESQWLFVKESEIWNLPGEENHILPALRLSYYHLPSHLKQCFAYCSLFPKDYRIEKEKLIQLWMAEGFIQSSVRSNHMENIGGEYFNNLLWGSFFQDVEKDDNGNIVWCKMHDLMHDLACFVAGTECSTLQVENAKSIHNISHRLSLECGYSRKVRTFPKALRKVNHLRTLLLLEGRSFSIPRDHFVHFMCLRVLDLSRSSVTKELLVSIGKLKHLRYLDLSDTDIKSLPESISTLHHLQTLRLLGLYELAELPRDMSNMTSLRHLEITDYDILTHMPANMGELKFLQTLPIFIIGQDRGCGIKELQDLNLRGSLIIRNLENVMSRADAQEANLKEKPNLHKLCFSWGSWGQDIDLKLAGNVEETFEGLRPHSNLKRLEVEGYVGVRFPHWMTSLNLVEISLINCRRCEQLPQLGQLPLLKVLVIQGMHAVKSIGNHFYGDNVAEGFPSLEELRLEDMPNLEEWSGFNGREVLPCLNELSVVRCPKLTTLPCLQSLKILTLKNSNEMLSGSVANLTSLSYLWIEDFKELRSLSGELGNLAALESLSVDGCGGLVSLPEELQNLTSLQKLHISECNGLTSLRLQGLSSLKRLTIVSCKSLTSLMGGLQHLTALQSLEITGCPELASLPEDMQHLMSLRYLNIWECDKLTCLPEGLKHVTTLKELSIGGLKSLTALPEWIGNLSSLQYLEIIECDKLGCLPSGLQLLTNLIRLIIYRCPQLGKRCEKEKGEDWHYIAHIPYIYTGYTKSRSESESPRGAQGCGRLLRLKRR